Proteins encoded in a region of the Zea mays cultivar B73 chromosome 4, Zm-B73-REFERENCE-NAM-5.0, whole genome shotgun sequence genome:
- the LOC100283304 gene encoding shikimate kinase, which yields MEAGGVGLALQTRAAAFGSGQRRGGLQSPIGRLRVAEPAGAAVAVRVRGSKPVVPLRAKKSSGGHENLHNSVDEALLLKRKSEEVLFYLNGRCIYLVGMMGSGKSTVGKIMSEVLGYSFFDSDKLVEQAVGMPSVAQIFKVHSEAFFRDNESSVLRDLSSMRRLVVATGGGAVIRPVNWKYMKKGLSVWLDVPLDALARRIAKVGTASRPLLDQPSGDPYTMAFSKLSMLAEQRGDAYANADVRVSLEEIASKQGHGDVSKLMPTDIAIESLHKIESFVIEHAADNPASDSQAESQIQRIQTL from the exons ATGGAGGCGGGGGGCGTGGGCCTGGCGCTGCAGACGCGGGCGGCGGCCTTCGGCTCCGGCCAGCGCCGGGGCGGCCTACAGTCGCCCATCGGGAGGCTGAGAGTCGCTGAACCGGCGGGAGCTGCGGTTGCCGTGCGGGTTCGCGGGTCCAAGCCCGTCGTACCGCTCCGTGCGAAGAAATCATCCGGAG GTCATGAAAACTTGCATAACTCCGTTGACGAAGCTCTCCTGTTGAAG AGAAAATCAGAAGAAGTTCTGTTCTACTTAAACGGGAGGTGTATTTACTTAGTGG GAATGATGGGTTCTGGAAAAAGTACTGTGGGGAAGATCATGTCTGAAGTCTTGGGTTATTCGTTCTTTGATAG TGACAAATTAGTGGAGCAAGCTGTTGGAATGCCTTCAGTTGCTCAAATATTCAAAGTTCACAGTGAAGCCTTCTTTCGGGATAATGAG AGTAGCGTCTTGAGGGATCTGTCCTCCATGCGACGATTAGTTGTTGCCACCGGAGGTGGTGCTGTCATCCGACCAGTTAACTG GAAATATATGAAGAAGGGCCTATCCGTTTGGTTAGATGTGCCCTTGGATGCTCTTGCTAGGCGCATTGCTAAAGTGGGAACCGCTTCTCGTCCTCTTCTGGACCAACCGTCCGGTGATCCATACACAATG GCCTTTTCTAAGCTCAGCATGCTTGCAGAGCAAAGGGGTGATGCTTATGCAAATGCGGATGTAAGGGTTTCTCTGGAAG AGATTGCATCTAAACAAGGTCATGGCGATGTCTCTAAGCTGATGCCGACTGATATCGCAATTGAG TCACTTCATAAGATCGAGAGTTTCGTCATCGAGCACGCTGCTGATAATCCAGCTAGCGACTCGCAAGCTGAGTCACAGATCCAAAGGATACAGACCTTGTAA